TAAAATCCTTTAACTAGATTTAAGTTGATGAGTTTCTCTACGTATAAGCATGTTGTTTTGTCGGCTTTGTCCCTGGCTTTCGTTAGCATGGCCATGGCTCAACCGGCAGCCCAGGCTCAGCCTGCTCCTGCTGCTGCGGTTAGCGCTCCAGCTCCTACTAAAGTTGAATCCCAGGTGGTGGCAGCCCCTCGCGGAGCTTCTACCCTTGACGACATGATTCAGGCAAAGCTTGATTCCATGAATCGAGCAGTTCCCTCTGCTGGCCCCCGCAACTCCGATAGCCTAGCCAAGGCTCAGGCCGATAGTGTTCGCAGCCTTATCCAGCAGGGTAAGTACGTTCAGCGTGCCAAGTACGATAAGAAGAATTTTGACCACTGGAATGTGGATACCACTCTCCAGAAGACCATGAAGGAAAAGCTCTTTGGCGTATGGCGCACTCCCATTGTTGCCCACGGCCACGCTTTCCGCGATGCTGAACTCCGGTTTGGCATGAACGACACCTTAGTTGGCGTCACTCGCACTTATTCCGACTCTGGTCGTTACCAGATGACCGGTGAGTATACCTTCAAGGCTCGCTACCGCTTTGATTCCGAAACAGCCCTGGTTAGCCGTGAAGTGTTCAGCGATCGTAAGGTTATCCGTTGGGACTTTATCACCTTTGATGTAGTCAACGATTCCTTGGTATACAGCCTCAACAAGTTGGAATTCCGCGATCTTAACGATAACTGGCTCAACGCTCTTCAGGGCTTTGACAACGTGCCGCCCGAAGTTTATCGTCGCGACGACAAGGGTTCTGCCGAGATGAAGCAGGACTTCGAGAATAGCAAGAAGAAAAAATAAGGACTGAGCCAATGCCCAGTCGTCAAATTCGAGCAAGAGTCTGCTTTGTTGTGCTGACCTTGCTCGTTTTTTTATTCATGGCACTTACCTTGGGCGCCGGTTCTGTGGAACTGGATGGCTCCGAGATGGCTCGTCGAATCTTTTGGGAAATAAGATTCCCGAGAATGATGGCAGCCTTGCTTTCTGGTGTAGCGCTTTCTGTGTCCGGTCTTGCACTGCAGACCTTGTTTAGAAATCCCCTGGCGGGTCCCTTTGTTCTTGGCATCAGCAGTGGCGCAAGCCTGGGTGTTGCGTTGTCCCTTTTGGCGGGTTTAAGCTTTGGACATCTTGGGGTTCTTGGGGCAGCAGCTGCTGGATCCCTGGTGGTGACCTGTCTTGTTATGATGGTCGCAGTACGGTTCCGCAGTTCCTCTGTACTTTTGATTGTTGGTTTGCTGACAGGATATTTTATCGATGCCTTGATCAGCATGCTGATTGTGAATACGGATGCAGAGGCTCTAAGGGTCTATGTCAGCTGGGGTATGGGTAGCTTTGGACGGTTAACCTACGATGGTGTTGCTCTTTTTGGAGTTGCAGTGGCTGCCGGAGTTTCTTTGATTCTAGTTTCAGTCAAGTATTTGAATGGAGTGCGCCTAGGGGAGGACTTTGCCAAGGGCCTTGGAGTCAACGTAAAACTTGGACGTAGGCTTGTACTGCTGGGGGCTTCTATTCTGGCCGCTGCGGCAACGGCATTCTGTGGACCGGTTGCCTTTGTGGGTATCGCGGTTCCTCATCTTGCCTATATGCTTTTTAGAACTTCGAATCATCGGGTGCTTCTGCCTGGTGCTAGTTTGTGTGGAATGGTTCTTTGCCTCGTTGCCTCCTTGTTCGGTACAGTGCCGCTGAACGCTGTCCTTAGTCTTGTGGGTGTTCCCGTAATATTATGGGTTATTGTTCGTGGCCATGGAGGCTTGAAGTGACTTTGCTGCAGTGTACTGGGCTCGCCTTTGGCTATGGTAAGGCTTTTGCTGCGCCCTTTGATTTTTCTTTGGACGAAGGACAGGTTGTTGCTTTGATGGGCCGCAATGGTTCCGGCAAGAGTACCCTGTTAAAGACTCTGGCAGGAAT
This DNA window, taken from Fibrobacter sp., encodes the following:
- a CDS encoding iron ABC transporter permease, with amino-acid sequence MPSRQIRARVCFVVLTLLVFLFMALTLGAGSVELDGSEMARRIFWEIRFPRMMAALLSGVALSVSGLALQTLFRNPLAGPFVLGISSGASLGVALSLLAGLSFGHLGVLGAAAAGSLVVTCLVMMVAVRFRSSSVLLIVGLLTGYFIDALISMLIVNTDAEALRVYVSWGMGSFGRLTYDGVALFGVAVAAGVSLILVSVKYLNGVRLGEDFAKGLGVNVKLGRRLVLLGASILAAAATAFCGPVAFVGIAVPHLAYMLFRTSNHRVLLPGASLCGMVLCLVASLFGTVPLNAVLSLVGVPVILWVIVRGHGGLK